Proteins co-encoded in one Zonotrichia albicollis isolate bZonAlb1 chromosome 30, bZonAlb1.hap1, whole genome shotgun sequence genomic window:
- the ETV3 gene encoding ETS translocation variant 3 isoform X4 has protein sequence MNYDKLSRALRYYYNKRILHKTKGKRFTYKFNFNKLVMPNYPFINIRPNGVVPQSAPPVPTASSRFHFPPLEPHSPTEEGPGRFAAASLLPPHAEAALPDAERKAEPAELEESAPEWRRDLLAPPHAAAAAGPKRKPEVVLPLFSRPGMFPEHPHSPFAVSPLPGRPGVLNVPISPALSLTPTLFSYSPSPGLSPFAAAGSSCFSFNPEEMKHYLHSQACSVFNYHLSPRTFPRYPLVVPPLQCPVPLEEQPQFPIKLQPPPAGRKNRERLESPEGAAANSGNNGNAEPPRVKVEPDREEERDEEKPEKREEEQDEEEDEEKAAEEKAAVFARPAAPAWVPVPPQPGSSGEENVEKQPRDWPGDAAAGQERREDALMPPKLRLKRRWNGDSRQEMPEEPRPNGVWHLPKAVAAASDT, from the exons ATGAACTACGACAAGCTCAGCCGGGCTCTCAG ATATTACTACAACAAGAGGATCCTGCACAAGACCAAGGGCAAAAGATTCACCTACAAATTCAACTTCAACAAGCTGGTGATGCCCAATTATCCCTTCATCAACATCCGGCCCAACG GCGTGGTTCCGCAGAGCGCCCCGCCCGTGCCCACGGCCTCCTCCCGCTTCCATTTCCCCCCTCTGGAGCCGCACTCTCCCACCGAGGAGGGCCCGGGCCGCTTCGCCGCGGCCTCGCTGCTGCCGCCTCACGCCGAGGCGGCGCTGCCGGACGCCGAGCGCAAGGCGGAGCCCGCCGAGCTGGAGGAGAGCGCCCCCGAGTGGCGGCGGGACCTGCTGGCGCCGCCGCACGCCGCGGCCGCGGCCGGGCCCAAGCGCAAGCCCGAGGTGGTGCTGCCGCTGTTCTCGCGGCCCGGCATGTTCCCCGAGCACCCGCACAGCCCCTTCGCCGTGTCGCCGCTGCCCGGCCGCCCCGGCGTGCTCAACGTGCCCATCTCGCCGGCGCTGTCGCTGACGCCCACGCTCTTCTCGTACAGCCCTTCGCCGGGGCTCAGCCCGTTCGCCGCCGCCggcagcagctgcttctccttCAACCCCGAGGAGATGAAGCACTACCTGCACTCGCAGGCCTGCTCCGTGTTCAACTACCACCTGAGCCCGCGGACTTTCCCCCGCTACCCGCTGGTGGTGCCGCCGCTGCAGTGCCCGGTGCCGCTGGAGGAGCAGCCGCAGTTCCCCATCAAGCTGCAGCCGCCGCCCGCCGGCCGCAAGAACCGCGAGCGCCTGGAGAGCCCTGAGGGCGCCGCCGCCAACAGCGGCAACAACGGCAACGCCGAGCCGCCCCGCGTCAAGGTGGAGCCCGAcagggaggaggagcgggaCGAGGAGAAGCCGGAGAAGCGGGAGGAAGAGCAGGACGAGGAGGAAGACGAGGAGAAGGCCGCGGAGGAGAAGGCCGCGGTGTTTGCCCGCCCGGCCGCCCCGGCCTGGGTGCCCGTCCCGCCTCAGCCCGGCTCGTCCGGAGAGGAGAACGTGGAGAAACAGCCCCGGGATTGGCCCGGGGACGCCGCGGCCgggcaggagaggagggaggaCGCCCTGATGCCGCCCAAGCTGCGGCTGAAGCGGCGCTGGAACGGAGATTCCCGGCAGGAAATGCCCGAGGAGCCGCGGCCCAACGGGGTCTGGCACCTGCCCAAAGCCGTGGCCGCCGCCTCCGACACCTAA
- the ETV3 gene encoding ETS translocation variant 3 isoform X1 — MKAGCSIVDKPEGGGGYHFPEWAYKTESSPGSRQIQLWHFILELLQKEEFRHVIAWQQGEYGEFVIKDPDEVARLWGRRKCKPQMNYDKLSRALRYYYNKRILHKTKGKRFTYKFNFNKLVMPNYPFINIRPNGVVPQSAPPVPTASSRFHFPPLEPHSPTEEGPGRFAAASLLPPHAEAALPDAERKAEPAELEESAPEWRRDLLAPPHAAAAAGPKRKPEVVLPLFSRPGMFPEHPHSPFAVSPLPGRPGVLNVPISPALSLTPTLFSYSPSPGLSPFAAAGSSCFSFNPEEMKHYLHSQACSVFNYHLSPRTFPRYPLVVPPLQCPVPLEEQPQFPIKLQPPPAGRKNRERLESPEGAAANSGNNGNAEPPRVKVEPDREEERDEEKPEKREEEQDEEEDEEKAAEEKAAVFARPAAPAWVPVPPQPGSSGEENVEKQPRDWPGDAAAGQERREDALMPPKLRLKRRWNGDSRQEMPEEPRPNGVWHLPKAVAAASDT, encoded by the exons atgaagGCCGGCTGCAGCATCGTGGACAAGCCCGAGGGAGGAGGGG GCTACCACTTCCCCGAGTGGGCGTACAAGACGGAGTCCAGCCCGGGCTCGAGGCAGATCCAGCTGTGGCACTtcatcctggagctgctgcagaaggagGAGTTCCGGCACGTCATCGCCTGGCAGCAGGGCGAGTACGGCGAGTTCGTCATCAAGGACCCCGACGAGGTGGCGCGGCTCTGGGGGCGCCGCAAGTGCAAGCCCCAGATGAACTACGACAAGCTCAGCCGGGCACTCAG ATATTACTACAACAAGAGGATCCTGCACAAGACCAAGGGCAAAAGATTCACCTACAAATTCAACTTCAACAAGCTGGTGATGCCCAATTATCCCTTCATCAACATCCGGCCCAACG GCGTGGTTCCGCAGAGCGCCCCGCCCGTGCCCACGGCCTCCTCCCGCTTCCATTTCCCCCCTCTGGAGCCGCACTCTCCCACCGAGGAGGGCCCGGGCCGCTTCGCCGCGGCCTCGCTGCTGCCGCCTCACGCCGAGGCGGCGCTGCCGGACGCCGAGCGCAAGGCGGAGCCCGCCGAGCTGGAGGAGAGCGCCCCCGAGTGGCGGCGGGACCTGCTGGCGCCGCCGCACGCCGCGGCCGCGGCCGGGCCCAAGCGCAAGCCCGAGGTGGTGCTGCCGCTGTTCTCGCGGCCCGGCATGTTCCCCGAGCACCCGCACAGCCCCTTCGCCGTGTCGCCGCTGCCCGGCCGCCCCGGCGTGCTCAACGTGCCCATCTCGCCGGCGCTGTCGCTGACGCCCACGCTCTTCTCGTACAGCCCTTCGCCGGGGCTCAGCCCGTTCGCCGCCGCCggcagcagctgcttctccttCAACCCCGAGGAGATGAAGCACTACCTGCACTCGCAGGCCTGCTCCGTGTTCAACTACCACCTGAGCCCGCGGACTTTCCCCCGCTACCCGCTGGTGGTGCCGCCGCTGCAGTGCCCGGTGCCGCTGGAGGAGCAGCCGCAGTTCCCCATCAAGCTGCAGCCGCCGCCCGCCGGCCGCAAGAACCGCGAGCGCCTGGAGAGCCCTGAGGGCGCCGCCGCCAACAGCGGCAACAACGGCAACGCCGAGCCGCCCCGCGTCAAGGTGGAGCCCGAcagggaggaggagcgggaCGAGGAGAAGCCGGAGAAGCGGGAGGAAGAGCAGGACGAGGAGGAAGACGAGGAGAAGGCCGCGGAGGAGAAGGCCGCGGTGTTTGCCCGCCCGGCCGCCCCGGCCTGGGTGCCCGTCCCGCCTCAGCCCGGCTCGTCCGGAGAGGAGAACGTGGAGAAACAGCCCCGGGATTGGCCCGGGGACGCCGCGGCCgggcaggagaggagggaggaCGCCCTGATGCCGCCCAAGCTGCGGCTGAAGCGGCGCTGGAACGGAGATTCCCGGCAGGAAATGCCCGAGGAGCCGCGGCCCAACGGGGTCTGGCACCTGCCCAAAGCCGTGGCCGCCGCCTCCGACACCTAA
- the ETV3 gene encoding ETS translocation variant 3 isoform X3, giving the protein MVGLARFWVLVARLWGRRKCKPQMNYDKLSRALRYYYNKRILHKTKGKRFTYKFNFNKLVMPNYPFINIRPNGVVPQSAPPVPTASSRFHFPPLEPHSPTEEGPGRFAAASLLPPHAEAALPDAERKAEPAELEESAPEWRRDLLAPPHAAAAAGPKRKPEVVLPLFSRPGMFPEHPHSPFAVSPLPGRPGVLNVPISPALSLTPTLFSYSPSPGLSPFAAAGSSCFSFNPEEMKHYLHSQACSVFNYHLSPRTFPRYPLVVPPLQCPVPLEEQPQFPIKLQPPPAGRKNRERLESPEGAAANSGNNGNAEPPRVKVEPDREEERDEEKPEKREEEQDEEEDEEKAAEEKAAVFARPAAPAWVPVPPQPGSSGEENVEKQPRDWPGDAAAGQERREDALMPPKLRLKRRWNGDSRQEMPEEPRPNGVWHLPKAVAAASDT; this is encoded by the exons ATGGTGGGGTTGGCCAGGTTCTGGGTTTTGGTGGCGCGGCTCTGGGGGCGCCGCAAGTGCAAGCCCCAGATGAACTACGACAAGCTCAGCCGCGCCCTCAG ATATTACTACAACAAGAGGATCCTGCACAAGACCAAGGGCAAAAGATTCACCTACAAATTCAACTTCAACAAGCTGGTGATGCCCAATTATCCCTTCATCAACATCCGGCCCAACG GCGTGGTTCCGCAGAGCGCCCCGCCCGTGCCCACGGCCTCCTCCCGCTTCCATTTCCCCCCTCTGGAGCCGCACTCTCCCACCGAGGAGGGCCCGGGCCGCTTCGCCGCGGCCTCGCTGCTGCCGCCTCACGCCGAGGCGGCGCTGCCGGACGCCGAGCGCAAGGCGGAGCCCGCCGAGCTGGAGGAGAGCGCCCCCGAGTGGCGGCGGGACCTGCTGGCGCCGCCGCACGCCGCGGCCGCGGCCGGGCCCAAGCGCAAGCCCGAGGTGGTGCTGCCGCTGTTCTCGCGGCCCGGCATGTTCCCCGAGCACCCGCACAGCCCCTTCGCCGTGTCGCCGCTGCCCGGCCGCCCCGGCGTGCTCAACGTGCCCATCTCGCCGGCGCTGTCGCTGACGCCCACGCTCTTCTCGTACAGCCCTTCGCCGGGGCTCAGCCCGTTCGCCGCCGCCggcagcagctgcttctccttCAACCCCGAGGAGATGAAGCACTACCTGCACTCGCAGGCCTGCTCCGTGTTCAACTACCACCTGAGCCCGCGGACTTTCCCCCGCTACCCGCTGGTGGTGCCGCCGCTGCAGTGCCCGGTGCCGCTGGAGGAGCAGCCGCAGTTCCCCATCAAGCTGCAGCCGCCGCCCGCCGGCCGCAAGAACCGCGAGCGCCTGGAGAGCCCTGAGGGCGCCGCCGCCAACAGCGGCAACAACGGCAACGCCGAGCCGCCCCGCGTCAAGGTGGAGCCCGAcagggaggaggagcgggaCGAGGAGAAGCCGGAGAAGCGGGAGGAAGAGCAGGACGAGGAGGAAGACGAGGAGAAGGCCGCGGAGGAGAAGGCCGCGGTGTTTGCCCGCCCGGCCGCCCCGGCCTGGGTGCCCGTCCCGCCTCAGCCCGGCTCGTCCGGAGAGGAGAACGTGGAGAAACAGCCCCGGGATTGGCCCGGGGACGCCGCGGCCgggcaggagaggagggaggaCGCCCTGATGCCGCCCAAGCTGCGGCTGAAGCGGCGCTGGAACGGAGATTCCCGGCAGGAAATGCCCGAGGAGCCGCGGCCCAACGGGGTCTGGCACCTGCCCAAAGCCGTGGCCGCCGCCTCCGACACCTAA
- the ETV3 gene encoding ETS translocation variant 3 isoform X8, giving the protein MNYDKLSCALRYYYNKRILHKTKGKRFTYKFNFNKLVMPNYPFINIRPNGVVPQSAPPVPTASSRFHFPPLEPHSPTEEGPGRFAAASLLPPHAEAALPDAERKAEPAELEESAPEWRRDLLAPPHAAAAAGPKRKPEVVLPLFSRPGMFPEHPHSPFAVSPLPGRPGVLNVPISPALSLTPTLFSYSPSPGLSPFAAAGSSCFSFNPEEMKHYLHSQACSVFNYHLSPRTFPRYPLVVPPLQCPVPLEEQPQFPIKLQPPPAGRKNRERLESPEGAAANSGNNGNAEPPRVKVEPDREEERDEEKPEKREEEQDEEEDEEKAAEEKAAVFARPAAPAWVPVPPQPGSSGEENVEKQPRDWPGDAAAGQERREDALMPPKLRLKRRWNGDSRQEMPEEPRPNGVWHLPKAVAAASDT; this is encoded by the exons ATGAACTACGACAAGCTCAGCTGCGCCCTCAG ATATTACTACAACAAGAGGATCCTGCACAAGACCAAGGGCAAAAGATTCACCTACAAATTCAACTTCAACAAGCTGGTGATGCCCAATTATCCCTTCATCAACATCCGGCCCAACG GCGTGGTTCCGCAGAGCGCCCCGCCCGTGCCCACGGCCTCCTCCCGCTTCCATTTCCCCCCTCTGGAGCCGCACTCTCCCACCGAGGAGGGCCCGGGCCGCTTCGCCGCGGCCTCGCTGCTGCCGCCTCACGCCGAGGCGGCGCTGCCGGACGCCGAGCGCAAGGCGGAGCCCGCCGAGCTGGAGGAGAGCGCCCCCGAGTGGCGGCGGGACCTGCTGGCGCCGCCGCACGCCGCGGCCGCGGCCGGGCCCAAGCGCAAGCCCGAGGTGGTGCTGCCGCTGTTCTCGCGGCCCGGCATGTTCCCCGAGCACCCGCACAGCCCCTTCGCCGTGTCGCCGCTGCCCGGCCGCCCCGGCGTGCTCAACGTGCCCATCTCGCCGGCGCTGTCGCTGACGCCCACGCTCTTCTCGTACAGCCCTTCGCCGGGGCTCAGCCCGTTCGCCGCCGCCggcagcagctgcttctccttCAACCCCGAGGAGATGAAGCACTACCTGCACTCGCAGGCCTGCTCCGTGTTCAACTACCACCTGAGCCCGCGGACTTTCCCCCGCTACCCGCTGGTGGTGCCGCCGCTGCAGTGCCCGGTGCCGCTGGAGGAGCAGCCGCAGTTCCCCATCAAGCTGCAGCCGCCGCCCGCCGGCCGCAAGAACCGCGAGCGCCTGGAGAGCCCTGAGGGCGCCGCCGCCAACAGCGGCAACAACGGCAACGCCGAGCCGCCCCGCGTCAAGGTGGAGCCCGAcagggaggaggagcgggaCGAGGAGAAGCCGGAGAAGCGGGAGGAAGAGCAGGACGAGGAGGAAGACGAGGAGAAGGCCGCGGAGGAGAAGGCCGCGGTGTTTGCCCGCCCGGCCGCCCCGGCCTGGGTGCCCGTCCCGCCTCAGCCCGGCTCGTCCGGAGAGGAGAACGTGGAGAAACAGCCCCGGGATTGGCCCGGGGACGCCGCGGCCgggcaggagaggagggaggaCGCCCTGATGCCGCCCAAGCTGCGGCTGAAGCGGCGCTGGAACGGAGATTCCCGGCAGGAAATGCCCGAGGAGCCGCGGCCCAACGGGGTCTGGCACCTGCCCAAAGCCGTGGCCGCCGCCTCCGACACCTAA
- the ETV3 gene encoding ETS translocation variant 3 isoform X7: MNYDKLSRALRYYYNKRILHKTKGKRFTYKFNFNKLVMPNYPFINIRPNGVVPQSAPPVPTASSRFHFPPLEPHSPTEEGPGRFAAASLLPPHAEAALPDAERKAEPAELEESAPEWRRDLLAPPHAAAAAGPKRKPEVVLPLFSRPGMFPEHPHSPFAVSPLPGRPGVLNVPISPALSLTPTLFSYSPSPGLSPFAAAGSSCFSFNPEEMKHYLHSQACSVFNYHLSPRTFPRYPLVVPPLQCPVPLEEQPQFPIKLQPPPAGRKNRERLESPEGAAANSGNNGNAEPPRVKVEPDREEERDEEKPEKREEEQDEEEDEEKAAEEKAAVFARPAAPAWVPVPPQPGSSGEENVEKQPRDWPGDAAAGQERREDALMPPKLRLKRRWNGDSRQEMPEEPRPNGVWHLPKAVAAASDT, from the exons ATGAACTACGACAAGCTCAGCCGGGCACTCAG ATATTACTACAACAAGAGGATCCTGCACAAGACCAAGGGCAAAAGATTCACCTACAAATTCAACTTCAACAAGCTGGTGATGCCCAATTATCCCTTCATCAACATCCGGCCCAACG GCGTGGTTCCGCAGAGCGCCCCGCCCGTGCCCACGGCCTCCTCCCGCTTCCATTTCCCCCCTCTGGAGCCGCACTCTCCCACCGAGGAGGGCCCGGGCCGCTTCGCCGCGGCCTCGCTGCTGCCGCCTCACGCCGAGGCGGCGCTGCCGGACGCCGAGCGCAAGGCGGAGCCCGCCGAGCTGGAGGAGAGCGCCCCCGAGTGGCGGCGGGACCTGCTGGCGCCGCCGCACGCCGCGGCCGCGGCCGGGCCCAAGCGCAAGCCCGAGGTGGTGCTGCCGCTGTTCTCGCGGCCCGGCATGTTCCCCGAGCACCCGCACAGCCCCTTCGCCGTGTCGCCGCTGCCCGGCCGCCCCGGCGTGCTCAACGTGCCCATCTCGCCGGCGCTGTCGCTGACGCCCACGCTCTTCTCGTACAGCCCTTCGCCGGGGCTCAGCCCGTTCGCCGCCGCCggcagcagctgcttctccttCAACCCCGAGGAGATGAAGCACTACCTGCACTCGCAGGCCTGCTCCGTGTTCAACTACCACCTGAGCCCGCGGACTTTCCCCCGCTACCCGCTGGTGGTGCCGCCGCTGCAGTGCCCGGTGCCGCTGGAGGAGCAGCCGCAGTTCCCCATCAAGCTGCAGCCGCCGCCCGCCGGCCGCAAGAACCGCGAGCGCCTGGAGAGCCCTGAGGGCGCCGCCGCCAACAGCGGCAACAACGGCAACGCCGAGCCGCCCCGCGTCAAGGTGGAGCCCGAcagggaggaggagcgggaCGAGGAGAAGCCGGAGAAGCGGGAGGAAGAGCAGGACGAGGAGGAAGACGAGGAGAAGGCCGCGGAGGAGAAGGCCGCGGTGTTTGCCCGCCCGGCCGCCCCGGCCTGGGTGCCCGTCCCGCCTCAGCCCGGCTCGTCCGGAGAGGAGAACGTGGAGAAACAGCCCCGGGATTGGCCCGGGGACGCCGCGGCCgggcaggagaggagggaggaCGCCCTGATGCCGCCCAAGCTGCGGCTGAAGCGGCGCTGGAACGGAGATTCCCGGCAGGAAATGCCCGAGGAGCCGCGGCCCAACGGGGTCTGGCACCTGCCCAAAGCCGTGGCCGCCGCCTCCGACACCTAA
- the ETV3 gene encoding ETS translocation variant 3 isoform X2 — protein MNYDKLSRALRYYYNKRILHKTKGKRFTYKFNFNKLVMPNYPFINIRPNGVVPQSAPPVPTASSRFHFPPLEPHSPTEEGPGRFAAASLLPPHAEAALPDAERKAEPAELEESAPEWRRDLLAPPHAAAAAGPKRKPEVVLPLFSRPGMFPEHPHSPFAVSPLPGRPGVLNVPISPALSLTPTLFSYSPSPGLSPFAAAGSSCFSFNPEEMKHYLHSQACSVFNYHLSPRTFPRYPLVVPPLQCPVPLEEQPQFPIKLQPPPAGRKNRERLESPEGAAANSGNNGNAEPPRVKVEPDREEERDEEKPEKREEEQDEEEDEEKAAEEKAAVFARPAAPAWVPVPPQPGSSGEENVEKQPRDWPGDAAAGQERREDALMPPKLRLKRRWNGDSRQEMPEEPRPNGVWHLPKAVAAASDT, from the exons ATGAACTACGACAAGCTCAGCCGGGCCCTCAG ATATTACTACAACAAGAGGATCCTGCACAAGACCAAGGGCAAAAGATTCACCTACAAATTCAACTTCAACAAGCTGGTGATGCCCAATTATCCCTTCATCAACATCCGGCCCAACG GCGTGGTTCCGCAGAGCGCCCCGCCCGTGCCCACGGCCTCCTCCCGCTTCCATTTCCCCCCTCTGGAGCCGCACTCTCCCACCGAGGAGGGCCCGGGCCGCTTCGCCGCGGCCTCGCTGCTGCCGCCTCACGCCGAGGCGGCGCTGCCGGACGCCGAGCGCAAGGCGGAGCCCGCCGAGCTGGAGGAGAGCGCCCCCGAGTGGCGGCGGGACCTGCTGGCGCCGCCGCACGCCGCGGCCGCGGCCGGGCCCAAGCGCAAGCCCGAGGTGGTGCTGCCGCTGTTCTCGCGGCCCGGCATGTTCCCCGAGCACCCGCACAGCCCCTTCGCCGTGTCGCCGCTGCCCGGCCGCCCCGGCGTGCTCAACGTGCCCATCTCGCCGGCGCTGTCGCTGACGCCCACGCTCTTCTCGTACAGCCCTTCGCCGGGGCTCAGCCCGTTCGCCGCCGCCggcagcagctgcttctccttCAACCCCGAGGAGATGAAGCACTACCTGCACTCGCAGGCCTGCTCCGTGTTCAACTACCACCTGAGCCCGCGGACTTTCCCCCGCTACCCGCTGGTGGTGCCGCCGCTGCAGTGCCCGGTGCCGCTGGAGGAGCAGCCGCAGTTCCCCATCAAGCTGCAGCCGCCGCCCGCCGGCCGCAAGAACCGCGAGCGCCTGGAGAGCCCTGAGGGCGCCGCCGCCAACAGCGGCAACAACGGCAACGCCGAGCCGCCCCGCGTCAAGGTGGAGCCCGAcagggaggaggagcgggaCGAGGAGAAGCCGGAGAAGCGGGAGGAAGAGCAGGACGAGGAGGAAGACGAGGAGAAGGCCGCGGAGGAGAAGGCCGCGGTGTTTGCCCGCCCGGCCGCCCCGGCCTGGGTGCCCGTCCCGCCTCAGCCCGGCTCGTCCGGAGAGGAGAACGTGGAGAAACAGCCCCGGGATTGGCCCGGGGACGCCGCGGCCgggcaggagaggagggaggaCGCCCTGATGCCGCCCAAGCTGCGGCTGAAGCGGCGCTGGAACGGAGATTCCCGGCAGGAAATGCCCGAGGAGCCGCGGCCCAACGGGGTCTGGCACCTGCCCAAAGCCGTGGCCGCCGCCTCCGACACCTAA
- the ETV3 gene encoding ETS translocation variant 3 isoform X6, translated as MNYDKLSRALRYYYNKRILHKTKGKRFTYKFNFNKLVMPNYPFINIRPNGVVPQSAPPVPTASSRFHFPPLEPHSPTEEGPGRFAAASLLPPHAEAALPDAERKAEPAELEESAPEWRRDLLAPPHAAAAAGPKRKPEVVLPLFSRPGMFPEHPHSPFAVSPLPGRPGVLNVPISPALSLTPTLFSYSPSPGLSPFAAAGSSCFSFNPEEMKHYLHSQACSVFNYHLSPRTFPRYPLVVPPLQCPVPLEEQPQFPIKLQPPPAGRKNRERLESPEGAAANSGNNGNAEPPRVKVEPDREEERDEEKPEKREEEQDEEEDEEKAAEEKAAVFARPAAPAWVPVPPQPGSSGEENVEKQPRDWPGDAAAGQERREDALMPPKLRLKRRWNGDSRQEMPEEPRPNGVWHLPKAVAAASDT; from the exons ATGAACTATGACAAGCTCAGCCGGGCACTCAG ATATTACTACAACAAGAGGATCCTGCACAAGACCAAGGGCAAAAGATTCACCTACAAATTCAACTTCAACAAGCTGGTGATGCCCAATTATCCCTTCATCAACATCCGGCCCAACG GCGTGGTTCCGCAGAGCGCCCCGCCCGTGCCCACGGCCTCCTCCCGCTTCCATTTCCCCCCTCTGGAGCCGCACTCTCCCACCGAGGAGGGCCCGGGCCGCTTCGCCGCGGCCTCGCTGCTGCCGCCTCACGCCGAGGCGGCGCTGCCGGACGCCGAGCGCAAGGCGGAGCCCGCCGAGCTGGAGGAGAGCGCCCCCGAGTGGCGGCGGGACCTGCTGGCGCCGCCGCACGCCGCGGCCGCGGCCGGGCCCAAGCGCAAGCCCGAGGTGGTGCTGCCGCTGTTCTCGCGGCCCGGCATGTTCCCCGAGCACCCGCACAGCCCCTTCGCCGTGTCGCCGCTGCCCGGCCGCCCCGGCGTGCTCAACGTGCCCATCTCGCCGGCGCTGTCGCTGACGCCCACGCTCTTCTCGTACAGCCCTTCGCCGGGGCTCAGCCCGTTCGCCGCCGCCggcagcagctgcttctccttCAACCCCGAGGAGATGAAGCACTACCTGCACTCGCAGGCCTGCTCCGTGTTCAACTACCACCTGAGCCCGCGGACTTTCCCCCGCTACCCGCTGGTGGTGCCGCCGCTGCAGTGCCCGGTGCCGCTGGAGGAGCAGCCGCAGTTCCCCATCAAGCTGCAGCCGCCGCCCGCCGGCCGCAAGAACCGCGAGCGCCTGGAGAGCCCTGAGGGCGCCGCCGCCAACAGCGGCAACAACGGCAACGCCGAGCCGCCCCGCGTCAAGGTGGAGCCCGAcagggaggaggagcgggaCGAGGAGAAGCCGGAGAAGCGGGAGGAAGAGCAGGACGAGGAGGAAGACGAGGAGAAGGCCGCGGAGGAGAAGGCCGCGGTGTTTGCCCGCCCGGCCGCCCCGGCCTGGGTGCCCGTCCCGCCTCAGCCCGGCTCGTCCGGAGAGGAGAACGTGGAGAAACAGCCCCGGGATTGGCCCGGGGACGCCGCGGCCgggcaggagaggagggaggaCGCCCTGATGCCGCCCAAGCTGCGGCTGAAGCGGCGCTGGAACGGAGATTCCCGGCAGGAAATGCCCGAGGAGCCGCGGCCCAACGGGGTCTGGCACCTGCCCAAAGCCGTGGCCGCCGCCTCCGACACCTAA